Genomic segment of Candidatus Protochlamydia amoebophila UWE25:
AACAGAAGGAACAACGGTACAAATTCCAAAAGGATATGATTCTTCTGAAATCAAATTGGTTGGTAAAGTTAGAGGAGAAGCTCCTTATACAGGTGTTGTCGTTCATCGAGGGTGGAAAGCGCTTAAACGTTCTTTACCAAAAAAAACTGGTGAAACGATAACAGATATCATCTGCCCAGCAGAAATAGAAGTAAAATGATTTGTTTTAAGGAATAAGCATGAAAGAAGAAGCAACATATATTATTGGAATTGATTTCGGAACAACGAATTGTACATTAGCTTACACACCCCTAAAAAATAATAACACGTTGCCTGTCATTCAACAAAGTGAGTTAACACAAATTGTTTCTGAACAGACAATAGGAAATTCTTTCTCACTTCCTTCTTTCATTTACTACCCATTAGCCGAAGAGCTTTCACAAAGCGTGGCAGCTATAAATTGGGATTTAGCTTCTTCCTTTACAATTGGCATATTTGCTAAAGAAAGGGGAGCAGAACTACCTACTAGATTGGTATCATCAGCAAAATCTTGGTTATGTCACAATGCAATTGATCGGAGACAAGCAGTTTTACCTTTTGAATCGGAAGAATTGATAAATAAAATAAGCCCTTTAGATGCTTGTGCAAAAATCTTCCAACATCTTCGTCAATCTTGGGATTTCAATCAACCCAATGCTCCTTTTATCAGACAGAACATTTTTATTACTGTTCCGGCTTCTTTTGATCCGAGTGCTAGACAATTCGTTCAAGAGGCAGCTGAGCTAGCGGGTTATCCAGAAATCATTTTATTAGAAGAGCCGCAAGCTGCTTTTTATGCCTGGCTATATGCTCATGCTAATGATTGGAGAAACTTATTTAAAGTTAATGAGACAATTTTAGTCATTGATATTGGAGGAGGGACAACAGACTTTAGCTTAATTAAAGTAGAAGAAGAGAATGGGAATTTAACTTTAAGAAGATTGGCTGTAGGATCTCATTTACTTTTGGGGGGAGATAATATCGATCTTAGTTTGGCTTATCTTGCCAAACAAAAGCTAGAAGAAGAAGGCTATACTATTGATCATTGGCAGCTTCAAAGTCTTATTTACCAAGCTAGAGCTGCTAAAGAATTATTAATGAATGAAAATCCTCCTGAAAAAGTCGAAATGACAATCCTTGGGAGAGGAAGTAAGTTAATAGGGAATACTCTTACAACACAATTATCTCAGCAAGAAGTTGAAAAATTCATTTTGGAAGGATTTATTCCTCTCGTTAAACCGGATGAAAAATCTCAACAAGAGCGTCATTTAGGAATTCAGCAGATTGGTCTACCTTATGTTCAAGATCCACGGATATCTTGCCAATTGGCAAAATTTTTATCGATGACAGGGGAGTCAGAGTCGGCCAACATGGATCAATTTATTCTTCCCTCAAAAATATTGTTTAATGGTGGAACTTTGAAGGCAAAAAAGTTGCGAGATCAGCTTTTAGAATTGCTTAATCAATGGGCTAAAAAACTTAATAAACCCCCAGTCACTGAAATTCTCGGTGCAGACTATGATTATGCAGTTAGCAAAGGGGCAGTTTATTATGGTTTAGCTCGGCTTGGGCATACGATTCGTATTCGTGGTGGAACAAGTCGTAGTTATTTCATTGGAGTTGAGGAAGCAGTTCCGGCTGTCCCAGGAATTAGCCCTCCTTTAAGAGCTATCTGTATCGTTCCGTTTGGAATGGAAGAAGGGGAGGAACGAGAGTTAGATCAACAAGAATTTTCTCTGGTTTTAGGAGAAATGGCAACATTTCGATTTTTTAGTCATATAACACCCCAACTATCCAACGGGACTGAACCAGTAGCTGGAACTATTGTTCGAAATTGGAAACAAGAACTTACTGAGCTTCATCCCATTGAAACAGTTTTAAATAAAACAGAAGAAGATGGAAAAATGATTCGTGTGAGATTGAAATCTAAAATCACTGAACTTGGTGTTCTTGAGCTTTGGTGTGTTGCTTCAGATGGAAGAAAATGGAAACTTGAATTTGATATTCGAGACCATAAAAATCAAAACTCAGCTTAAATTGGCAACTAAGAAATGCAAAAATATAAGTGAAACAAACAGGTTGTTTCACTTGTTGCCCCTAATTAATTTCTCAAATGAGTAAAGTAGATAGAAGTATACTAATGACTTGATAATCTATGTTTATTTTACTGACAAATTGTTTGGCAATTCGTTCATTTTCAGGCGCTTTTTTATTTAATTCTTGGCCTAATAAAATTTTAGAGATCGATTCTACCCATTTGACTAAGCTGTTCAACAGCCATTAAAAGCTCTTCAGAATTTGACAATACGGGGACAAAAAAAATTTCAAGAATGAAGCTGTTTGTAAAACAGTTCGGATTTTGAAAAATCGTGGAAAGCATTATTATTCAATTGA
This window contains:
- a CDS encoding Hsp70 family protein; translated protein: MKEEATYIIGIDFGTTNCTLAYTPLKNNNTLPVIQQSELTQIVSEQTIGNSFSLPSFIYYPLAEELSQSVAAINWDLASSFTIGIFAKERGAELPTRLVSSAKSWLCHNAIDRRQAVLPFESEELINKISPLDACAKIFQHLRQSWDFNQPNAPFIRQNIFITVPASFDPSARQFVQEAAELAGYPEIILLEEPQAAFYAWLYAHANDWRNLFKVNETILVIDIGGGTTDFSLIKVEEENGNLTLRRLAVGSHLLLGGDNIDLSLAYLAKQKLEEEGYTIDHWQLQSLIYQARAAKELLMNENPPEKVEMTILGRGSKLIGNTLTTQLSQQEVEKFILEGFIPLVKPDEKSQQERHLGIQQIGLPYVQDPRISCQLAKFLSMTGESESANMDQFILPSKILFNGGTLKAKKLRDQLLELLNQWAKKLNKPPVTEILGADYDYAVSKGAVYYGLARLGHTIRIRGGTSRSYFIGVEEAVPAVPGISPPLRAICIVPFGMEEGEERELDQQEFSLVLGEMATFRFFSHITPQLSNGTEPVAGTIVRNWKQELTELHPIETVLNKTEEDGKMIRVRLKSKITELGVLELWCVASDGRKWKLEFDIRDHKNQNSA